Below is a genomic region from Anabas testudineus chromosome 13, fAnaTes1.2, whole genome shotgun sequence.
tattttttattttatttttcactttcgGTTTCATTTGCCTGTCTTATATTGGGATCatatattttgttaaattatcctcaaataatgagaaaaagaaaattggcAGCACTTGTTTGAGCCACTTGATTGTGGTAATATGTTATTACTTTCCAGTATTTATTCTTGTTGTCTTAACAAGATTAGGTGTGGTCCTAACTCTTGAGGCACGTAATGGCTTAAATATCGGGTCCATCCTCTGCCCATCACTTGTAAATCCTTTTGTGTACTGTCTtagaacaaaagaaattaaatacaaGATTATTAAGATGTGCAAAAAAGTTGAGACATCTCAATAGATCCTTGTGAAGTGTTAGTGTATCCTTGTGGAAGTATTATGCAAAAATACTCAACCATGCATTTTTCAAACTGTTTATCATGTCCAGAGTTCAGGCACAGTAAGGGACAGGTGACTATTTTAGCTGGGTGTTGGGTAGTTTGGGTAGGTCAGCAATctaagaaaatacatttttatttagatttctcttttcttttatgtgttgGGGCTGTGGGATGTTAGTCTATGTACAAAAGTTTAAAGAGAACATCCTGTATTAAGTAATCTATTAAgtaatctttctttttttctctatactttatttaaacacatgctTTACAGTACATACTACAAACCTGTGTGTTTACCTACATGAGTTACTGCCTTTCCTTTTCATGTAACACTGTATTGTTATACCATTATTCTAGGTGTTCATATAATACATATGTCTAAAaggttaaaatgttaaaaagcatGAACAACAACTGACATTTAATCCTGTTTAGGTgaaattaactaattaatcAATCCAAGgttcattttataataataattttagaatgttttaaaacaagCTGGTAGCTCCAGTTTTTCAAATGAGGGgatttaatcattttctttgtcatataTAAGAAAAACTTTGAGTTTTGGTTTGGTGACAAACAATTACCTGATTCACTGCAAATATACATAACTGGCAGATgaattaatataaattaaaaatactttttagttGCAGCTTTTCATACATGTTTCTTAAACTACTCCATTGTGCAATAATAATcagtaataattattaaaatgaagaatTGCTGACTTTAAAGTAAATCTTTATTCAAAACTTCATTATCTGTGAGATCAAGTTCAATATTTAGTTTCCCATATTTATTCTTGCTACCTTGACTAGGTTTGGTGTGGTATTATCTCTTGAGGCATGTAATGGCTTAATGATCGGGTCTGTCCTCGACCCATCTCTAGTAAATCCTTTTGTGTATTGTCTtagaacaaaagaaattaaaaataagatcctaaaaatgttcaaaaacatTGAGACATCTCAGTAGATATTCATATcctgtattttctttatgtattatgctaaaatgtaataatatatatgCATTATACAAACTGTTTCGTGTCCAGAGTTATAAGGAAGAGGAGCTTATTTTAACTGGCTGAAACAAACCAGGCTCAATATTATTcaactgcagcacacaaaccAGGGTTTCCAACTACCTCTTGTCATTCAACTGTGAGAGAAAACTGCAGGGCTTGAAGGAAACATATCCAGACTCGAGGCAAATACAAATTCCACACATGGCTTTATTCCACACATACTGAATTCTATATTGTTTCTTCGGTTTCTCAAGTGCTGGCCAGTATACAATACAAATTGCAATGtcaacaaatgttattttgatattatttttGTAGGTGttcataattaaattaaaaaagttttcttttaagtcagattacaacaacaaatttTGATATGTAAGATATGAAACTGTCAATTAATCATCATCAGATCATcccaacaaatacaacaaattaaTATGCATCATAAGACCATAGCAGCCATAGTAAATAGTCATACCAAATAATGAAAACCAAACTATCAGATAATAAATATCCATctttaatgagaaaaagacCAGCActtaaaaaatacaatgaaaaaaaacGACAACAATAAAATCCTTACCCAATGTGGTGGTTTGTTGTTTATAGTGGCTTGTACTCCTgatgttgaggtgtccttggaagGACGAAACATTGTGCAGCTGTGTCAAGAGCAGTCGTATAAAAAAGTTAACACAGTTAGTTAGCATGTTAAACACAGATGGGTCTAACAGAGTTCTTGTTTTTTACACAATAATTGCTGACAGTTCGCTTTGCATTGCCTTATGTGAACAAAAATCTCACCTATCCCTTAAGCTGTGCGCACTGTTTGTAACcaaaatacacagacatacaagTCAGTAAGTGTTGTAGCCGGAAGTAAATTAAGAAGCCTAACAGAGActtgtctctgtttttgctTGTTCTCCCTCTCACTAAAATAACCAGTGTCTGTCACAATTCAGCCCTTCAGGTCTCGTTTGAtctgtttttccttcctgttcatacttttatttttacaactttAGTAAGTTATAAGTGCAACAtttctattgttgtttttaaggctttaagtgcagagaaagattggattttagatttagagttctgttttcagcaggtttttggaaagttgagagtgaggcagctgagtgtgcagagatgGGTAGGTTGTTTCacaaccacagagctgaaatatttttgcctgggatcttttgatGTGAGGTGGGGGCACCACAAGATGTTGTTTACTTGCAGAGCACATTGGGTGGcagggattgtagacctggatgaagGAGTTTAGGTAGGCAGGTGCTCTTAAGTTGATCGCTTTCTAGACAACAGTCAGCTTTAAACCTGAAgagggcagctacaggaagccagtgcatagatctgaaaagtggtgtaatgtGTGTCCTTCTTGgttgatcaaaaatgagacgtgctgctgcattttggatcatctggaggggtttaATGGTACATGCTGGTAACCATGTCAGTAATACATCGCAGTAGTCAAGCAAATATATGACAAGAGCCTccacaatgagttgtgttggATAGTCTGAAAGTTAatatttcattaacaccaaagcagctgaaaagtCTCTtctacttaactgaccagatcaatattTCGGAAGTTTAACACAGTCAGCTGCTGGAAGACTTCTTACTTAGGATTCCAATAAGTGGTTTGAACTAACTAACTCCTAACTCCCAATCGCTGTCAGCATTCAACGGGATTGGACAATGGCCTTGTCCAATAACATTTAATGTTCCGCTGAGTCTTATAACACAATGCCCTACAAGCTCTCAGGTAAATTCTATTAGAGAAATCCATTGTACAGAAAGCTGTTGTACTGAGCTTGTTTACTATTATTTTGTCAATTCTGGAAatggttattatttattatttgtggatctttcctggttgtggttccttttctttctgtctgttttgagaaaaatggtaatgaggcaaaacaatttccctctgggatcaataaagttttttgaatcttgaatcttgaatcttgaatttaaaCGATATTAAATGAAATTGCACATTAAATTTTCTATATCAAGTGTTTTGcctttttcatttgaatattttgcTAATTATGCTTTCACACAATGCGTCGACTATAGTTACAGAATTTATTGTAGGTGGTTTTGACACAACCAGTAGCCCTATCCTAGTTGGTGTGGTTATATTGACTGTCTACATTGTAGCTGTTCTAGCCAATCTAGTAAACAtcctcattattattaatgacaaGAAATTGCACAAACCAATGTATCTTCTGATTTGTAACCTTGCTGTTGTTGATCTACTGTACTCCTCTAGTGTCAGTCCAACCATGATTAGAGTTCTGGTTACTGGTGTTAAAAAGATATCCTATTTGCCAtgtttaattcaaatgtttgtttttaatttagcagAGGTGATGGAGATGTTTGCTTTGTCTATTATGGCATTTGATCGACTGATTGCTATTAGTTGTCCTTTTCAGTATCACAGTTATTTAACAAACTCACGTACTCTTGTCCTGACATATATTCTGTGGGTTGTTGCCTGTGGGTCGGTGGCTTTTTTTCTTGCAACAGTgatttctctccctcactgttACTCAGTGTTGAAGTATGCTTTCTGTGACTATGCTGCTGTAATACGAACCACTTGTGTCGACCTAAACTACTATTTCAATATGGTTGcaatcattgttttttttcttctgttttttacttTCAGCTCTATTTGCCTGTCCTATATTGGAATCATATATTTTGTGAAGTTATCctctaaaaatgacaaaatgaaaattgGCAGCACTTGTTCGAGCCACTTGATTGTGGTAACATGTTATTACTTTCCAACttttatcctttttattttgacaagGTTGGGTGTGGTATTAACTCTTGAAGAACGTAATGGCCTAATTATAGGGTCCATCCTTGGTCCATCTCTAATAAATCCTTTTGTGTACTGTCTtagaacaaaagaaattaattgTAAGATCTTGATGATGTCCAAAAGATTCAAAGCACAAATAACTTGGTCCTGAAAATGTAGAGGGAATATGTATATTTAGCTGCAATTATTGATTAATTGTTCAATCCAGGATTAACCAGAGACTactttaatacaaatacaataatcTTCAGTTGCAGCTTTACATAGGATACATGCATAGTGTGTCTCTGAGACAATAGTCGTGGCAAAAATATAGCATAGAATTGAACAAGAATCTATGACTTCAAAGTTGTTCTTTATTCAGGCTCATTAAGTACGTGTGTACACTAGCAGGATATTTTCACTGAAGCTGAAATGTCAATTTGAACTCTTAAAGTGAAGTTTGCTATTGAACATTAACATCTAAgcatatgtatatgtattttaattttaaaacatttgcaagAAATTCAAAAATATGGTTTGACTTTCATATCAAGGTATGTTAAATATTACCATATAGATATACATCAGTGCAGATCTGTGCACAGTGAATAAAAATTAAAGGGATACAAATATATCctgacattttcatcttttactTAATGAACTTTATTTGAAAGAGAACATAGATCGGTAAATATACAGGtaaatacttttaatttaacTGATAATTGAACATCAACTTTTGAACATAATTTCACCTAAATTTAGCAATCAAGGACAGCTATGTTGCCCAGATTGGGGTCACCTCGGCCCCCCCTTGGAACAAAGCCTGCCTGGGGATGAGCCTGGTGTCCAGGTGCTCAAGTGCCTGGACACTTGAGTCGACACATGACAGTGACACCTGGAGGCGTTTGGGAGCAACGACCTCCCTGATCACAATCCTAGTGGGGgtttgttattggacttctgtgctagtcaaAGCTTTTCTTTAGCAAATACCTTATTCAAGCATAACGGTGTCCACCAGTGCACGTGAATCCAGGACAACCTAGGTTGGAGATTGATGATTAACTTGATGATTAACGTGATCATGTCATCAGACCTCTGgccatatgtcttggacacttgGGAgggagaggggctgagctgtcaacaaATCCCTACCTGGTGGTGAGCTGGATCCAGTGGCACAAGAGAAAGACATAAAAGCACTGTAAGGGTCTGTTGGGGACatctggtggaaccctctgtcatcctatcaggcctggttggctTGTGGGACTAATGAGCCAGCTGAAGAACACAAGTAGGCCTCGGAGGAGAACCAGTATCAGTCAGCCTTGACTTTCTTAGAGTTCACTCAACTCATTAAATTGAGTTGATAAAATACGAATCTAATTAGAATTTCAGTAGATTTCTCAGCATGCATTTATCAAATTAATGCTCTGAATATACTGTTCTTTTTAAGTATTTAAAGAAGTCATCGCACCATGATAGAGGTTGGAGAAGCCAGCATACTATGTTAGATGCAGTAGGTTGTTGTAATCTAATGATACTTATTGACAGGGCGTCTTTTATCTCACCTACATCAACTGAACCTTTTGTCCACAGAGTATCAGGTATGGAAACTAATACTGTCCCCTTTTTAATGgttaacaaaatgtttgtgtcatttaatAATTCCTGTTCTAATCATATACACTGCCTTTTTAACTGTTGACACCCAGGTAAATTATTGatcacacatttgcattttgggtctaatttatttatcatattaatTAATATCAAGTTCCAACTTTATTTAtcttatatttttataaaataagtaTTATTTTCTCCCCTCAACAGCCAAGTCGTCCCcgactgtttgttttctcttgcGCAAGGCAGCATGCACTCCTCAGTATCTAACATATACAGTTCATTTTATGGATTTCAAATAGGAaggagatgtttttctgtttgtaactaACGACATTTGATACGCTGTGttccgacatggttgtttaatatttgagaagctactcactgcatcagtttgggttaaataacttgttgccagctgaaaaataatcaatgCACTTAATTGTAGTAACTTGCTATTACTTTCCAATATTTATACTTGCTACCTTGACCAGGTTTGGTGTGGTATTATCTCTTGAGGCACGTAATGGCTTAATGATCGGGTCTGTCCTCGGCCCATCTATAGTAAATCCTTTTGTGTACTGTCTtagaacaaaagaaattaaaaataagatcCTAAAGATGTTTAAATACACTGAGACATCTCAGTAGATATTCATATCCTGTATTTGCTTTTTcgtgtacatttttatttaagtattatcctaaaatgttataatatttctatacatataatatatgcATTATCCAAACTGTTTATCATTTCCAGAGTTGTAAGGAAGAGGAGTCTATTTTAGCTGGCTGAGAAGCAACACAAGCTTAATACTGCTCAGCTGCAGCGACCAAACCAGAGTTTCCAACTGTTTCTTGTCTTTCAACTGTGATAGaaaactgcatgtctttggttTTGTGCTGGCCAGTATGCAGTACACATTGCATACTTACCACTTattaaactgtttgtttttgtattgttaatgtcaacaaattgtattttaatattactcTTGTGGGTGTTCACAAAACAAgatatatataatgtgtgttaaaaaaaaaaatccctgaaaTTGGGTCCTGATATTGTAGATGTAGGTGAGATGCAAATATCAATTTACTCTGACATTTAATGGAAAAAATTATCATTAGGTTAATGGCAAAACACTAAATCATTATGCATTTTGATTtatagtaaatgtttattttatgttagaCTACAGTAACAGATTGTCATATCTAAGATATGAAAATGACACTCAAACTCATAAATTAACAAATCATCCCAAGAAATGAATATGCATCATAAGACAATGACCACTAGTCATACCAAATAATGACAACCAGACTATCAGATAATAAATATCCATGTCTAATGAGAACAAGACCAGCACTTAATAAATACAATGAATGAAAAAGCACAACAATAAAATCAGTACCCAATGTGGTGGAACTacagacactgaaaccctgtggTAGTTTTTCTTGTTAACCCTGATTCAATCAAGGTAAATATAGATTTTTGCACGTAACCATGCTGTACTCTCACTCTCAAACATTGTGCAGCCCTGAACAggattcttgtttttttatctgactataggggataagaggggttggcTATTAAATCCTCCCCTTCtattgtttcacctaatgagtCTAATCAAGCCAGGGttgaagtgaaaccaaacctggagcataaatttgtgtcTCTAGCCAGCAATCGTCAGGATGATGAAGCTatttggatgagtagtgaaacatttcgacctaacaagaaggaagtccagttgccatgtcaacttccagataacttcgCCTAGATGACTGAGAATCTACACCGACATTGTAAATGAAGATTACTGAGCTGGTCCCAGAAACAGCCATGCAGCCCAGGCCATAACATTACCTCCGCTTGTATGTTCGGATCATGAACagatcctttctttctccaaactttagccTTTTTATCACTTTCATTGAGGTTCATGTTTGTCTCATCAGTCAATAAAATTTTTTGTTCACCCATCGACAGCTcactggttttcatgttggttacacctcttaacaaaacacattcGTTAGTCACATTTCCCAATACCTTTGCTGACATGAAAAATTGGGGggttcaaactaaatgtactaTCTTCTATGTTGTGAATTGGTTCCAGACGTAAACAACTAAAAAtggaaagctgaaatgttgatcttttgtctcatattcatcttttgacgTGAAAcccaaatattttcagtctaaaacaaaaattaaggaactggcctcactttaCTCCAATACTTCTGGAGGGGTTTGTATTCTGATATGGAGAAGGCATGTCCCAAATAAGGCTATGGTGTCTTAGGATATttcctcccagatctggaccAGGACCCctggacagtctgaggtgcaagCTGGTGGTGTCGAATGGACTGAAACgtaatgtcccagaggtgttctattggatcAGACAAGTGTGGAGGGTAGTCAGTGGTATTAATTCCTCAAGCCTCCAAGAACCGCCAATTCCAGTGTTCTATGACAAACGCCAGTCAAGCTGCATGGTTCCAgacagtgagcacagggcccatGAGAGGACGACTCTTGTGAATTTTAACTTGATGCtatactctgattaaaaagtgttgattttgttttagcAGTGTACATGAAGTCAAATTAATCTTGATTTTACCAAAATCCAAGTCATTCACCGCTCAAATGGATGCTTGAGCTGAAAGAAGGTAGGATAACACAGTCAGCTACTAGAAGACTTCTTACTGGCTAACTAACTTCTAGGCCAAATCAATCACTGTCAACATTCAATGTGATTGGGTAATGCCCTTGTCcaataacatttaatgttttgttgagTCTTATAGCACAATGTCCTACAAGTTGTCAGATAAATTCTATAGTTGTAGAGAGAGCTGTTTTACTGAGCTACTCTTCTATCGTTTTGAAATGTATGGAAATtgctattttttaaaatatattgaatgaatgaaattttgctataaatgttttctatgtCAGCTGTTAGTTTCTTAAATATGCTTTTATACAACGCTTCAAGTGTAGTAACAGAATTTATTGTAGGTGGTTTTGACACAACCAATAGTCCTATTGTAGTTGGAGTGATTATTCTGATTGTCTATATTGTAGCTGTTATAGCCAATCTAGTAAACATTCTCTTCATTATTTATGACAAGAGATTACACAAACCAATGTATTATCTGATTTGTAACCTTGCTGTTGTTGATATCCTCTTCACCTCCAGTACCAGTCCAACTATGATTGGAGTTCTCGTTGCGAGTGTTAAAACTATATCCTATGTCCCGTGCTTAATTCAAATGTTTGCTTTCAATCTGGGATGGGTGATGGAGATGTTTGCCTTAGCAGTTATGGCATTTGATCGACTGATTGCTATTAGTCGTCCTTTTCATTATCACAGTTATTTAACAAATGCACGTACTCTTGTCCTGACATATATCCTGTGGATTGTTGCCTGTGGTCTTGCAGCCATTTTTCCTGTAACTGTGATTCCTCTCCCTCATTGCTATACTGTGCTGAAGTATGCTTTCTGTGACTATCCTGCCATAATACGAACCACCTGTGTTGACCCAAACTACTATTTCAATATTGCTGTAGTCataatattttttcttgtatttttcacctttggttttatttgcctGTCCTACATTGGGATCatatattttgtgaaattatcatcaaataatgacaaaatgaaaatgggcAGCACTTGTTTGAGTCACTTGATTGTGGTAACATGTTATTACTTTCCAATATTCATCCATTCCATCTTGACCAGGTTAGGTGTGGTTTTAACTCTTGAAGCGCGTAACGGCTTAATGATCGGGTCCATCCTCGGCCCATCTCTAATAAATCCTTTTGTGTACTGTCTtagaacaaaagaaatcaaatatAAGATCATTATGATGTTCAAAAAAGTTTAGACATCTTAGAAAAGTCAAAAGatgctaaatatttatttatgcatttacatCTACTCTATTTATTCTGTCAAGTTTTAGGGCGGAGAGGGCTATTTGATTGTCTGAGAGTAGTAACCATGCAAATGGTTTAGGTTTTTTTAAGCTGGGCTCATTAGAATTTTAGGTCCTTGTATGCAATATAACATCCTGCTGAGGGTCTTACAAACCTCACCAGTCCCAAAATCAGAGtgttttaaagatattttaaaaagtggagACATCTCAGTAGAGTCttataaattaaactgaattagcTGTCTCATAAATGTTGTATCTAGCAGCTGGAAACACATTCATGTTGGTACTCACACACTGCACACGTAACACAGTTTCCAACTGCTGCTTGTCTCTCTACTGTGAGAGGAAACCGAAGGGCTCGAAGGAAACATGTCCATGGGAATATGTAAACTCCACACATGACTCTATATGAGTGGAGGAAAACATACTATATTTAACATgctttctttgttgtttcacaTAGTGGCCAGAATACagtaaaagttgtatttttacCATACTTGTCTGCTTATTGTTACTACAGaaacaatgtatttttatattattactgtaGGTGTTCACAAAAGtatatagaaaacataaaaaaaagctaCGAGGTGTGATCCTGATACCGTGAACAGAACCTGTTTACTGCAGTTAATCAGTTTGTCAATCACCCAAAAACTCTTTAGTTTGTACTTGTAGTCTTGAGTGTGGAGCTCTTCATGCCATCAATCGCCTGCTGTCTCAAGTCCGAGATCTGCTCCTCGTCACTAAGAGGTGCATCATAAATCCACGTAAACCTTATCTGACACTGTTGAATTTTCCTCCTTAACTCTAAAAAACCTTTAATATTAAAGCACActattaaataactttttatatttttacaatacattattttatattaagttgttttatgtttatgtttatttaagtAATTAATCATcacatcaaaaaataaataaaactataactcctaaattaacaaatcattcaaatataacaaataaatatgcCTCACAAAACAATGAATGTGGGCAGTCATAATAAATATACATGCCTAttaattaaaaccaaactataaaatataattttccatGTCCagtgagaaaaaataaacaataaatgaaataccacaacaacaaatgaattaCTGGATGCGCTAAAGATAACTTTAATAGCCATGATAAAAACTAACAGTGACATTACTTCACTGTGAAGGACTCCAACAAAGAAGTAGCACgctgaaaagaggaaaactggCAGAAGAAGTCCAGCCGGACGCTGCACACCTGATGTGCAGAGCTCAGCACATCAAAAAAGTCATTAAAGCTTCAGGAATGTTGGAGTGTACGGTAACCACAAGTACTTTTACATTATTTGAGTATTTAATTGGATTCAGCTTTATACTATTACTTCTTTACAATTcaatacattttactgcattacATGTATTTGACAGCTGACTCATCAACATCTAACTTTTGTGACATGGAAATAGATAAGAAAAAAGGTTATCAGTATTAGGGTCATAAATTGTAAACTAGGTGCATGTATATGTTCAAATTGATGGAGAAAATGTCTAATTGACATTCACAGATGCTGATGACATAGTAAGCACAGGGCCCATGAGAGGACGACTCTCGTGAAGTTGTTGCtatactctgattaaaaagtgttgattttttttagcagtgtacATGAAGTCAAATTAATCTTGATTTTACCAAAATCCAAGTCATTCACCGCTCAAATGGATGCTTGAGCCGAAAGAAGGTAGGATAACACAGTCAGCTACTAGAAGACTTCTTACTGGCTAACTAACTTCTAGGCCAAATCAATCACTGTCAACATCCAATGTGATTGGGTAATGCCCTTGTCCAATAACACTTAATGTTTTGTTGAGTCTTATAGCACAATGTCCTACAAGTTGTCAGATAAATTCTATAGTTGTAGAGAG
It encodes:
- the LOC113171019 gene encoding olfactory receptor 1500-like, whose protein sequence is MLSHNASTIVTEFIVGGFDTTSSPILVGVVILTVYIVAVLANLVNILIIINDKKLHKPMYLLICNLAVVDLLYSSSVSPTMIRVLVTGVKKISYLPCLIQMFVFNLAEVMEMFALSIMAFDRLIAISCPFQYHSYLTNSRTLVLTYILWVVACGSVAFFLATVISLPHCYSVLKYAFCDYAAVIRTTCVDLNYYFNMVAIIVFFLLFFTFSSICLSYIGIIYFVKLSSKNDKMKIGSTCSSHLIVVTCYYFPTFILFILTRLGVVLTLEERNGLIIGSILGPSLINPFVYCLRTKEINCKILMMSKRFKAQITWS
- the LOC113171027 gene encoding olfactory receptor 10G4-like; this encodes MLLYNASSVVTEFIVGGFDTTNSPIVVGVIILIVYIVAVIANLVNILFIIYDKRLHKPMYYLICNLAVVDILFTSSTSPTMIGVLVASVKTISYVPCLIQMFAFNLGWVMEMFALAVMAFDRLIAISRPFHYHSYLTNARTLVLTYILWIVACGLAAIFPVTVIPLPHCYTVLKYAFCDYPAIIRTTCVDPNYYFNIAVVIIFFLVFFTFGFICLSYIGIIYFVKLSSNNDKMKMGSTCLSHLIVVTCYYFPIFIHSILTRLGVVLTLEARNGLMIGSILGPSLINPFVYCLRTKEIKYKIIMMFKKV